Proteins from a single region of Bacteroidota bacterium:
- the glmM gene encoding phosphoglucosamine mutase, protein MSLIKSISGIRGTIGGLPGNNLTPLDIVKFTSAFAEFISQEKWGKTIVVGRDARLSGQMVAGIVNSTLISKGFNVVDLGLSTTPSVELAVSEMKAAGGIIITASHNPKQWNALKLLNNDGEFLDEIQAGKVLDLAEKADFKYAEVTQLGAIQHQHGGYIDRHIERILEMPLVDVEAIKKKQFRIAVDAVNSTGGIAVPKLLKALGVSEVIEINCEPSGHFAHNPEPLPENLSELSQTVKSHKADLGISVDPDVDRLALVCENGEMFGEEYTLVAVAQYVLQHTPGNTVSNLSSTRALRDITEKVGMSYSAAAVGEVNVVKQMKATNAIIGGEGNGGVIYPEVHYGRDALVGIALFLSHLAKIGKKASTYRSTLPHYVISKNKISIDDNFAPDLILEKIQAKYKRNPINTIDGVKIEFDDEWVHLRKSNTEPIIRIYAESKSATLADNLAERIMKDIGELLKSNGK, encoded by the coding sequence ATGTCTTTAATTAAATCAATTTCAGGAATCAGAGGCACCATTGGAGGCTTGCCCGGCAATAATCTTACACCATTAGATATTGTTAAATTCACTTCCGCTTTTGCCGAGTTTATTTCCCAAGAAAAATGGGGCAAAACCATCGTAGTCGGCAGGGATGCTCGGCTCTCAGGACAAATGGTTGCCGGAATTGTAAACTCAACACTCATTTCTAAGGGCTTTAATGTAGTGGACTTAGGATTAAGCACCACTCCTTCCGTAGAATTAGCCGTGAGCGAAATGAAAGCCGCAGGCGGGATTATTATTACTGCCAGCCATAACCCCAAACAATGGAACGCGCTGAAATTACTCAATAACGATGGAGAGTTCTTAGATGAAATACAAGCAGGAAAGGTATTGGACTTAGCAGAAAAAGCTGATTTTAAATATGCCGAAGTTACCCAATTGGGTGCTATCCAGCATCAACACGGAGGATATATAGACCGCCATATTGAACGAATTTTAGAAATGCCATTAGTAGATGTGGAGGCAATCAAAAAGAAGCAATTTAGAATAGCGGTAGATGCCGTAAACTCAACCGGTGGTATTGCTGTCCCCAAGTTATTAAAAGCTTTGGGTGTTAGTGAAGTAATAGAAATTAATTGTGAACCAAGCGGACACTTTGCTCATAACCCCGAACCACTCCCTGAAAATCTTTCCGAATTATCTCAAACAGTCAAGTCTCATAAAGCAGACCTTGGCATCAGCGTTGACCCCGATGTGGACAGACTTGCACTTGTGTGCGAAAACGGAGAAATGTTTGGCGAAGAATATACCTTGGTTGCGGTTGCACAGTACGTACTCCAACATACACCCGGCAACACCGTCTCAAACCTAAGCTCAACAAGGGCTTTGCGCGACATTACCGAAAAAGTAGGCATGAGCTATTCCGCTGCGGCTGTAGGAGAAGTGAATGTAGTCAAACAGATGAAAGCCACTAATGCCATTATTGGCGGAGAAGGAAATGGCGGTGTTATTTATCCCGAAGTTCACTACGGAAGAGATGCCTTGGTTGGAATAGCACTATTTTTGTCACACTTGGCAAAAATCGGGAAAAAGGCCTCTACGTATAGGTCAACTCTCCCTCATTATGTGATTTCCAAAAACAAAATCAGTATAGACGACAACTTTGCACCTGATTTGATTCTCGAAAAGATACAAGCAAAATACAAACGAAATCCAATCAATACCATTGATGGGGTTAAAATAGAATTTGATGATGAATGGGTACATTTGAGAAAATCAAACACCGAACCCATCATCCGAATTTATGCAGAAAGTAAGTCTGCAACCTTGGCAGACAACTTGGCTGAAAGAATAATGAAAGACATAGGCGAACTCTTAAAAAGTAACGGAAAATAA
- the ychF gene encoding redox-regulated ATPase YchF: MALKCGIVGLPNVGKSTLFNCLTNAKAQAANFPFCTIEPNIGIITVPDPRLEELTKVAKPQNVVPATIEIVDIAGLVKGASKGEGLGNQFLGNIRSTHAILHVLRCFENDNIIHVEGGIDPIRDKDIIDTELQFKDLESVDARINKVAKAAKAGGDKDAARTHEVLLKVKAHLEQGKSARSLGLEKEELELIDDLNLLTVKPILYVCNVDESGLNGNQWVEAVKAIAKEENAEVIIISAALEAEIAELEDPEERAMFLKDYGLSESGLAKLIRAAYKLLDYITYFTVGEKEVRAWTITKGFKAPQAAGVIHTDFEKGFIRAEVIKYNDYIHYKSETSIKEAGKLAVEGKEYIVQDGDCMHFRFNV; encoded by the coding sequence ATGGCTCTAAAATGTGGTATAGTGGGTTTGCCCAACGTTGGCAAATCAACTCTTTTCAACTGTCTGACCAATGCAAAAGCACAGGCAGCAAACTTTCCTTTTTGTACAATTGAACCTAATATCGGTATCATTACAGTCCCCGATCCTCGATTGGAAGAATTAACCAAAGTGGCAAAACCACAGAATGTGGTACCCGCTACCATTGAGATTGTGGACATAGCAGGACTTGTAAAAGGTGCAAGCAAAGGCGAAGGTCTTGGCAATCAATTTTTGGGCAATATCAGAAGCACACATGCCATTTTGCATGTGCTCAGATGTTTTGAGAACGACAATATCATCCACGTTGAAGGCGGTATAGACCCCATCCGAGACAAGGATATTATTGATACCGAATTACAGTTTAAAGACCTTGAATCTGTGGATGCACGCATCAATAAAGTTGCTAAAGCCGCAAAAGCCGGAGGGGATAAAGACGCAGCTCGCACACACGAAGTTCTACTCAAAGTAAAAGCACATCTTGAACAAGGCAAATCTGCACGCTCTTTAGGACTTGAAAAAGAAGAACTGGAATTAATAGACGACTTGAACTTACTGACTGTTAAACCCATTCTTTACGTCTGCAACGTGGACGAATCAGGACTGAACGGCAACCAATGGGTAGAGGCTGTCAAAGCAATAGCCAAAGAGGAAAACGCAGAGGTCATTATCATTTCTGCTGCCTTGGAAGCCGAGATTGCCGAATTGGAAGACCCCGAAGAAAGAGCTATGTTCCTAAAGGATTATGGATTGAGCGAAAGCGGATTGGCTAAACTCATCAGAGCTGCGTACAAACTGTTGGATTATATTACTTATTTCACCGTAGGCGAGAAAGAAGTACGCGCATGGACAATCACTAAGGGATTCAAAGCTCCGCAAGCTGCCGGAGTTATCCATACCGATTTCGAGAAAGGATTTATTCGTGCAGAAGTAATTAAATACAACGACTACATTCACTATAAATCAGAAACTTCCATCAAAGAAGCCGGAAAGCTGGCTGTTGAAGGCAAAGAATACATAGTGCAAGACGGAGATTGTATGCACTTTCGGTTTAATGTGTAG
- a CDS encoding o-succinylbenzoate synthase, with amino-acid sequence MALRFEITPHTLEYKKPATTSRGALSERKLWIIKVFDTHNPNIAGYGECGIIPGLSPEDFDGFDIELEHLFAILNSGTELAPEIMQQYPAFKFAHETALLDLKSGGRQILFDTPYSRGQAGIKINGLVWMSNLEEMLTEAKSKLLDGFDCLKFKIGASDFDKECSMIAQIRSLADSSRLQIRVDANGAFPIADALLMLKELKRFDIHSIEQPIAKGQWDNLEEICSKSPVSIALDEELIGINIAKEGATLLKKVRPQWIVLKPSLIGGLAVSDQWITLAEKMQIGWWATSALESNIGLNAIAQWVSAKNTPLHQGLGTGQLYSTNFAPATQINQGKLWRIGTEKGN; translated from the coding sequence ATGGCTTTAAGATTTGAAATAACACCCCATACCTTAGAATATAAAAAACCGGCTACCACAAGTCGAGGTGCACTCAGTGAGCGAAAATTATGGATTATCAAAGTGTTTGACACACATAACCCAAACATAGCGGGGTACGGAGAATGTGGCATCATCCCGGGTCTCAGCCCCGAAGATTTTGATGGATTTGACATTGAATTAGAGCACCTCTTTGCAATACTGAACAGCGGAACGGAGCTTGCGCCTGAAATTATGCAACAATATCCGGCTTTCAAATTTGCACATGAGACTGCATTGTTAGATTTGAAAAGTGGTGGCAGACAAATACTGTTTGACACCCCTTACAGTCGAGGTCAAGCCGGAATTAAAATTAACGGACTCGTATGGATGTCGAATTTGGAAGAAATGCTGACAGAAGCAAAATCCAAGTTGTTGGACGGTTTTGATTGCCTTAAGTTTAAAATTGGCGCTAGCGATTTTGACAAAGAATGTAGCATGATTGCACAAATCAGATCACTTGCAGACAGTTCACGATTACAAATCAGGGTAGATGCCAACGGTGCATTTCCTATTGCCGATGCCCTGTTGATGCTCAAAGAGCTTAAACGCTTTGACATACACAGCATAGAGCAACCTATTGCCAAAGGACAATGGGATAATCTGGAAGAAATCTGTTCCAAATCGCCTGTCAGTATTGCACTTGACGAAGAGCTTATCGGAATTAATATAGCCAAAGAAGGGGCGACATTACTCAAAAAGGTTCGTCCTCAATGGATTGTTCTCAAACCCTCTCTTATTGGAGGGTTGGCGGTTTCAGACCAGTGGATAACACTGGCAGAAAAAATGCAAATAGGCTGGTGGGCAACCTCTGCATTGGAAAGCAATATTGGCTTAAACGCTATTGCTCAATGGGTTTCTGCCAAAAACACCCCTTTACACCAAGGATTGGGTACAGGACAACTTTATTCTACCAATTTTGCTCCTGCAACACAAATAAATCAAGGAAAATTGTGGAGAATAGGTACAGAAAAAGGAAATTAA
- the menA gene encoding 1,4-dihydroxy-2-naphthoate octaprenyltransferase codes for MEKERKTGFRILISRQEEVFVKAYLSAARLRTLPLATAVVAMGDICTRLFSPDNYNFTISLWSFITAMLLQILSNYANDYGDFKKGTDLHAQRKDRAMSSGAMTEGKMKLAIVLLSLFSLIAGFNLLWTAFDGDFTNGFIFMLAVGLLAILASITYTVGKNAYGYKALGDLYVFIFFGPVAVLGCIYLQNSNDFFALNNNAIIACISSSCCMGFASAAVLTINNIRDIDKDRKSGKITVPVLLGYNKAKFYYYTLTLVMLSSYAIFISLTDKTVGVKLFVLIVAFLVFGFRVMKIAVANNQTPFPYYMRELKYFSISVLILPLLSWL; via the coding sequence TTGGAAAAAGAAAGAAAAACTGGTTTCAGAATTCTTATATCTCGTCAAGAGGAGGTTTTTGTGAAAGCATACCTAAGTGCTGCACGTTTGCGCACGCTCCCGTTGGCAACAGCAGTAGTGGCAATGGGCGATATTTGTACAAGGTTATTCAGCCCCGACAATTACAATTTTACAATCAGTCTTTGGAGTTTCATCACAGCTATGTTGTTGCAGATTTTATCAAATTATGCCAATGATTATGGGGACTTCAAAAAAGGGACAGACTTGCATGCCCAAAGAAAAGACAGAGCTATGTCATCCGGTGCAATGACAGAGGGCAAAATGAAACTTGCCATAGTACTTCTTTCTTTGTTTTCGTTGATTGCGGGATTTAATTTATTATGGACGGCTTTTGATGGAGATTTCACCAACGGATTTATATTCATGTTAGCTGTCGGATTACTGGCGATTTTAGCATCCATTACCTATACAGTTGGGAAAAATGCATATGGATACAAAGCCTTAGGTGATTTGTATGTATTTATTTTCTTTGGACCTGTTGCTGTATTGGGTTGTATCTATTTACAAAATTCAAACGATTTCTTTGCTCTAAATAACAACGCAATAATTGCTTGTATATCTTCATCATGCTGTATGGGTTTTGCTTCGGCAGCGGTACTTACCATAAATAACATTCGAGATATTGATAAAGACAGAAAATCCGGTAAGATTACGGTGCCTGTATTACTGGGCTACAACAAAGCCAAATTTTATTATTATACATTAACGCTTGTAATGCTCAGCAGTTATGCCATTTTTATCTCGCTGACAGATAAAACTGTGGGAGTTAAACTTTTTGTTTTGATAGTGGCATTTTTGGTATTCGGGTTCAGGGTAATGAAGATAGCAGTAGCAAATAATCAAACGCCATTTCCTTATTACATGCGCGAACTCAAATATTTTTCCATTTCCGTATTGATTCTTCCTTTGTTGTCATGGCTTTAA
- a CDS encoding acyltransferase — translation MRWVQTYKHLSIADTNILKGFAILLIGFHNFFNNIEFFSGFGINEFYFAKGQLHAWLAYLSYNPFEWFVGLLTFMGHYGVSAFVLISGYGLAMGFKNKTIRLSQFYLSRLKKIYPTFFLGVVIAVIIALLFHRYTTQSELWESVFWKLSLLSPFNSKMLFALYGPWWFFGLIFQLYALFPLLLFLLKKNLNVLFWSLLGVLFVLPHTGIFLTNENYYASALYQLPIFGLGVFLGSKNELKLPRFLFIPALFCLLYGQGNFVIWKFTHLSAAVLIFLFVIFIRNKQWKVNKILTICGVLSFHFFVIHPIIRSSFVALAERIHSIYFTTALSFVYVAVGFGLAWVFMLLDNRFKKWVFKEQV, via the coding sequence GTGAGATGGGTTCAAACATATAAGCACCTGAGTATTGCAGACACGAATATCCTCAAGGGATTCGCCATTCTGCTTATTGGTTTTCATAATTTCTTTAACAATATTGAATTCTTTTCGGGCTTTGGTATCAATGAATTTTATTTTGCCAAAGGTCAACTGCATGCGTGGTTGGCTTATCTGTCATATAACCCATTTGAGTGGTTTGTGGGATTGTTGACATTCATGGGGCATTATGGCGTTTCGGCTTTTGTATTAATTAGTGGATATGGTCTCGCCATGGGGTTCAAAAACAAGACAATTCGCTTGTCCCAATTCTACCTTTCCAGACTCAAAAAGATTTATCCTACTTTTTTCTTAGGGGTTGTGATTGCTGTTATTATTGCGCTGTTGTTTCATAGATATACAACACAAAGCGAACTTTGGGAGAGCGTGTTTTGGAAACTGAGTTTGCTTTCACCATTCAATTCCAAAATGTTATTTGCTTTGTATGGACCTTGGTGGTTTTTTGGACTTATTTTTCAATTATATGCTCTGTTTCCTCTACTTTTATTTTTACTGAAAAAGAATTTGAATGTTTTGTTTTGGTCGCTGTTGGGGGTGTTGTTTGTTCTGCCTCATACGGGGATTTTTCTTACAAATGAAAACTACTATGCAAGCGCTCTATATCAGCTTCCAATATTTGGTTTGGGAGTTTTTCTGGGTTCTAAAAATGAGTTAAAACTGCCCCGGTTTTTGTTCATTCCGGCTTTGTTTTGTCTGCTATATGGGCAAGGGAATTTTGTGATTTGGAAATTTACACATCTCTCAGCTGCTGTTTTAATTTTTCTATTTGTAATTTTTATAAGGAACAAACAATGGAAAGTCAATAAAATATTAACAATATGCGGTGTTCTGTCCTTTCATTTCTTTGTCATTCATCCCATTATTAGATCTTCTTTTGTAGCATTAGCCGAAAGAATACATTCTATTTACTTTACTACTGCTTTAAGTTTTGTATATGTGGCAGTCGGATTTGGACTTGCTTGGGTGTTTATGTTGCTTGACAATCGGTTCAAAAAATGGGTATTCAAGGAGCAGGTATAA
- a CDS encoding sulfatase-like hydrolase/transferase codes for MNTLLYTFAGHLIIDIVKVRFSIKSIFTSFFNRWSLLSLALTGLSLVIYAWKPSILPFSFITFTLSALWSLCFWNFAGDIVQLLSRIPSLVIRALMALFLPIIFIVGIKVYLEFKVFLDDNLIVFVMDDPEYLVNLLHVFFSNIWIVLSYLLLSILTFWYFSHSAVYKQKGYVRIIILLLLVAIGQNQFGKYGDTKFATIDTTYLFTSKKYLREKDQRGKRKYLKPSESRIEPAHGTSSQYNIVIILQESMSAEPLSLYGYNNPYTPFMQSWYENEKSQFVVFTDAMSISGCTNVSVPSLFTGVGPEEPYDKLMQMPFMWDYAKANGYSTAIISSQRFTWDNFRYFVKNKNLDILYTHEDSDLKTINDLGVDDIAMTLRAKQQIESLPKNKPIFFIYNTNALHKPFQDASSLLTIPVEIKDRYGKALYIIDKSVENIYKAFQARGELDKTIFVFTADHGEYAIKRESRLGSFLKEALQIPVYIRLPKSWIDQNPLQYKALIANADKRVTNLDLMPTLVDFLGAQQSNLQTYERYSGTSLFDSISNSRTIIALSTNEVRIWSNEGLGIYQDSFSYIIDNLHHSQLYNLNQDPNQYHNIINDFPQPYFDDFHTLIRNNQELSRIYTNYAK; via the coding sequence TTGAATACACTTTTATATACTTTTGCCGGTCATCTCATAATAGACATTGTGAAAGTTCGATTTTCAATCAAAAGTATTTTCACTTCTTTTTTCAATCGCTGGTCTTTGCTTTCGCTTGCTTTGACAGGGTTGAGTTTGGTGATATATGCATGGAAACCTTCCATTTTGCCGTTCTCGTTTATAACTTTTACACTCAGCGCACTGTGGTCTTTATGCTTTTGGAATTTTGCAGGTGATATTGTTCAGCTTTTGTCCCGCATTCCCTCGCTTGTAATACGCGCATTAATGGCTTTGTTCTTGCCCATTATTTTTATTGTTGGAATCAAGGTTTACTTGGAGTTCAAAGTGTTTTTGGATGACAATCTGATTGTATTTGTGATGGACGACCCTGAATACTTAGTCAATCTGCTTCATGTTTTTTTTAGTAATATCTGGATAGTATTATCCTATCTTTTGCTATCCATATTAACATTTTGGTATTTCTCTCATAGTGCAGTTTATAAACAAAAGGGCTATGTGAGAATCATTATCTTACTTTTGTTGGTTGCCATTGGTCAAAACCAGTTTGGCAAATACGGAGATACAAAATTTGCCACGATTGATACAACTTATCTTTTTACAAGCAAAAAGTACCTCCGAGAGAAAGACCAAAGGGGCAAACGCAAATACCTCAAACCTTCGGAATCGCGCATAGAGCCTGCGCACGGGACTTCTTCCCAATATAATATTGTGATTATTTTGCAAGAATCAATGAGTGCAGAGCCCCTTTCGCTTTATGGATACAACAATCCTTATACGCCTTTTATGCAATCATGGTACGAAAACGAAAAGTCGCAATTTGTGGTGTTTACGGATGCTATGTCTATTTCCGGATGCACCAATGTCAGTGTTCCTTCATTGTTTACGGGTGTAGGTCCCGAAGAGCCTTATGATAAGCTAATGCAGATGCCTTTTATGTGGGATTATGCAAAAGCCAACGGATATTCAACAGCAATCATTTCATCTCAACGATTTACTTGGGATAATTTCAGGTATTTTGTAAAAAACAAAAACTTAGATATTCTTTATACCCATGAGGATTCTGATTTAAAAACCATCAACGACCTTGGGGTAGATGATATTGCCATGACTTTGCGGGCAAAGCAACAGATTGAATCCCTGCCCAAAAACAAACCGATATTTTTTATTTATAACACAAACGCACTGCACAAACCTTTTCAGGATGCTTCTTCGTTGCTTACTATACCGGTAGAAATCAAGGATAGGTATGGCAAAGCATTGTATATCATAGACAAAAGTGTTGAAAATATTTACAAAGCCTTTCAAGCACGCGGAGAACTTGATAAGACAATCTTTGTCTTTACTGCAGACCATGGAGAATATGCTATCAAACGAGAGTCTCGATTAGGGTCTTTCCTTAAAGAAGCTTTGCAAATCCCTGTTTATATCAGGTTGCCCAAATCGTGGATAGACCAAAATCCATTGCAATATAAGGCTTTGATTGCCAATGCAGACAAGCGTGTAACCAATTTAGATTTGATGCCTACATTGGTTGATTTTTTAGGCGCTCAACAATCCAATTTGCAGACTTATGAACGTTATAGCGGAACTTCGCTTTTTGATAGCATCAGCAACAGCCGTACAATTATTGCACTTAGCACGAACGAAGTACGAATTTGGTCAAATGAAGGACTGGGTATTTATCAGGATTCTTTTAGTTATATAATCGATAATCTGCATCATTCGCAATTGTACAATCTAAACCAAGATCCCAACCAATACCACAATATTATCAATGATTTTCCACAGCCATATTTCGATGATTTTCATACGCTCATCAGGAATAATCAAGAACTTTCACGCATTTATACTAATTATGCAAAGTAA
- a CDS encoding Re/Si-specific NAD(P)(+) transhydrogenase subunit alpha: MKVGIPKELNLDESRVAATPKTVKRLMKQGFDVYIEKGAGLKSNFSDQEFEESGAHIVNTAKEIYAESDIVLKVLEPTATEVSQMKEGLVLLSYLWPARNQDLLQKLADQKVNAVAMDAIPRISRAQKMDVLSSMANIAGYRAVIEGAYHFGRFLNGQITAAGKVEPAKVLVVGAGVAGLAAIGAANSLGAIVRAFDTRKEVAEQIESMGAQFLTVEIDEDGATSSGYSKVMSKEFIEAEMKLFLEQAKQVDIIITTAQIPGKEAPKLILDYHVAAMKPGSVIVDLAASTGGNCVFTKNGEVFTTDNGVIIVGKLDQLPAQASQLYGNNLCHLLDDMGKAEKFKIDFEDAVVSRAMVTHDGMINWPPAPLPVSPQKPKVEIKEKSVDEIRAEEAQKVKKKTTNLFIQLGVVGALLFFVGQFAEAQFMQHFTVFVLAVFVGWNLIWNVTHALHTPLMAITNAISGIIVIGGLLQVTDDFSNPVTIVAFFAILVASINIVGGFFVTQRMLKMFKK; the protein is encoded by the coding sequence ATGAAAGTCGGAATCCCAAAGGAGTTAAACCTTGACGAATCAAGGGTCGCAGCCACTCCCAAAACGGTCAAAAGGTTGATGAAGCAAGGCTTTGATGTGTACATTGAAAAAGGTGCCGGTTTAAAATCCAATTTTTCAGATCAAGAATTTGAAGAATCAGGTGCACACATTGTGAACACGGCAAAGGAAATATATGCAGAAAGTGATATTGTCCTCAAAGTGCTTGAACCTACCGCAACAGAAGTGAGCCAAATGAAAGAAGGCTTGGTATTACTTAGTTATTTGTGGCCTGCACGCAATCAAGATTTGCTGCAAAAACTTGCTGACCAGAAAGTGAATGCAGTGGCTATGGATGCTATTCCGCGTATTTCGAGAGCGCAAAAAATGGATGTATTGTCTTCTATGGCAAACATCGCAGGATACAGGGCTGTAATTGAAGGTGCATATCACTTTGGGCGATTTCTAAACGGACAAATAACCGCAGCCGGCAAAGTCGAGCCCGCCAAAGTATTGGTAGTGGGGGCAGGTGTTGCAGGTCTTGCTGCTATTGGTGCTGCTAATTCTTTGGGTGCAATCGTCAGGGCATTTGATACAAGAAAGGAAGTAGCTGAGCAAATTGAGTCAATGGGTGCACAGTTTTTGACTGTCGAAATTGATGAAGACGGTGCAACCTCCTCAGGATATTCCAAAGTAATGAGTAAGGAGTTTATTGAAGCAGAAATGAAACTCTTTCTTGAACAAGCCAAACAGGTTGATATTATTATTACCACCGCCCAAATACCGGGCAAAGAAGCTCCTAAATTAATTTTGGATTATCACGTTGCTGCCATGAAGCCCGGCTCTGTCATTGTTGACCTTGCGGCTTCTACTGGCGGAAACTGTGTTTTTACAAAAAACGGAGAGGTATTTACCACAGACAATGGGGTTATTATCGTTGGTAAATTAGATCAACTACCTGCCCAAGCATCACAGCTATATGGAAACAACCTTTGTCACCTGCTTGATGATATGGGTAAGGCTGAAAAATTCAAGATTGATTTTGAAGATGCCGTTGTATCAAGAGCGATGGTTACGCATGACGGGATGATTAACTGGCCTCCTGCGCCATTGCCCGTAAGTCCACAAAAACCCAAAGTGGAAATCAAAGAAAAATCGGTGGATGAAATCAGAGCAGAGGAAGCCCAAAAGGTTAAAAAGAAAACAACCAATTTATTTATTCAGTTAGGGGTTGTAGGTGCTTTGTTGTTTTTTGTGGGACAATTTGCCGAAGCACAGTTTATGCAGCATTTCACAGTGTTTGTGTTGGCTGTTTTTGTAGGTTGGAATTTGATTTGGAATGTTACCCATGCCTTACACACACCTTTAATGGCGATTACCAATGCTATCAGTGGTATTATTGTAATTGGTGGCTTGCTTCAGGTAACGGATGATTTTTCTAACCCCGTTACCATTGTAGCCTTCTTTGCTATTTTGGTTGCAAGTATCAATATTGTCGGAGGTTTCTTCGTAACCCAACGTATGTTAAAAATGTTTAAAAAATAA
- the pntB gene encoding Re/Si-specific NAD(P)(+) transhydrogenase subunit beta has product MENFANIQTAAYLFASILFILSLGGLSSQESAKRGIMFGIVGMIIAVLATVLDTRVQGHVYILISVAIASVIGVMLARKVEMTAMPQLVAILHSFVGLAAVLVGFGSYHEGADTVHLIEVFVGVFIGAITFTGSIIAWGKLDGKIRSKPLLYPGRHAVNIILVLISVVLGVLFVQAPGTSGLIYLLVMTAIAFFIGVMLVMAIGGADMPVVVSMLNSYSGWAAAAAGFMLSNDLLIVTGALVGSSGAILSIIMCEAMNRSFLSVIFGGFGDTPVKGSDQVIEGEVTSITHEETAELLKEAKSVVIVPGYGMAVAKAQYPIREMVDILRKEGKEVRFAIHPVAGRLPGHMNVLLAEASVPYDIVLEMDEINEDLPDTDVVMVIGANDVVNPGAQDDPSSPIFGMPVIEAWKAEKVIVMKRSMSVGYAGVENPLFYKNNTDMLYGDAKESVEKILSFLR; this is encoded by the coding sequence ATGGAGAATTTTGCAAATATTCAAACCGCTGCCTACTTGTTCGCAAGTATCTTGTTTATCCTAAGTCTGGGAGGGTTGTCTTCACAGGAGTCAGCCAAAAGAGGAATTATGTTCGGAATTGTCGGGATGATTATAGCCGTTTTGGCTACCGTATTGGATACCCGGGTTCAAGGGCATGTTTATATACTTATTTCTGTAGCAATAGCAAGTGTTATTGGAGTTATGCTGGCACGTAAGGTGGAAATGACCGCAATGCCTCAGCTTGTGGCAATCCTACATAGTTTTGTTGGTCTTGCTGCGGTTTTGGTGGGTTTTGGGTCTTATCACGAAGGTGCTGATACAGTACATTTGATAGAAGTGTTTGTGGGGGTATTTATTGGTGCTATTACTTTTACAGGTTCTATTATCGCTTGGGGTAAATTAGATGGTAAAATCCGAAGCAAGCCCCTATTATATCCCGGCAGACATGCAGTCAATATCATTCTTGTACTTATTTCGGTTGTTTTAGGTGTATTGTTTGTTCAAGCACCCGGAACCTCAGGTTTGATTTATCTCCTTGTTATGACCGCTATTGCTTTCTTTATTGGTGTAATGCTGGTTATGGCAATCGGAGGAGCAGATATGCCGGTGGTGGTTTCTATGCTCAACTCTTATTCAGGCTGGGCGGCAGCCGCAGCAGGGTTTATGTTGAGTAATGATTTGTTGATTGTAACCGGTGCTTTGGTTGGAAGTTCAGGTGCCATTCTCTCTATCATTATGTGCGAAGCTATGAACCGTTCTTTTTTATCCGTAATTTTCGGTGGTTTTGGCGATACACCTGTCAAGGGTTCTGACCAAGTGATAGAAGGTGAAGTTACTTCGATCACGCATGAAGAAACTGCGGAACTGTTGAAAGAGGCTAAATCTGTAGTCATTGTTCCTGGATATGGTATGGCTGTAGCTAAAGCACAGTATCCAATCCGCGAAATGGTTGATATTCTTAGAAAGGAAGGTAAGGAAGTGCGCTTTGCTATTCACCCTGTGGCAGGACGTTTGCCCGGTCACATGAATGTGTTGTTGGCGGAAGCCAGTGTGCCTTATGACATTGTGCTCGAAATGGACGAAATTAATGAAGATTTGCCGGATACTGATGTGGTGATGGTCATTGGAGCAAATGATGTTGTCAATCCAGGTGCACAGGATGACCCTTCAAGTCCGATTTTTGGAATGCCGGTGATTGAAGCTTGGAAAGCAGAGAAAGTGATTGT